From a single Desulfobacterales bacterium genomic region:
- the dprA gene encoding DNA-processing protein DprA, producing MENVLPWLMLKSVPGIGNVLLKRLIEHFQAPARVLGASVEALMQVDGISTRLAGNIRQHRNTDSIHHELNLIHRKKCRFVPLTTADYPSFLKEIPDPPPYLYVHGTLSDTSRCISVVGSRRASSYGLAVTYQLCRDLAAAGFTVVSGLASGIDTAAHNGALAGKGKTLAVLGSGLLNIYPRENERLAMNIAENGAVISEFPLEAKPEPHHFPARNRIISGLSLGTIIVEAAAKSGSLITARLALEQNREVFAVPGSIRSMKSSGAHGLIKQGAMLIDSARDVIEALAPMISGPSSITTPPGPDNNAPNGLSEQQRRILKTLSVIPVHIDELSRELSLPAGTLSGALLKLELQGLVRQSTGGFFYTIPPGG from the coding sequence ATGGAAAATGTTCTGCCATGGTTGATGTTAAAAAGTGTGCCGGGCATCGGAAATGTCCTGTTAAAAAGGCTGATTGAACATTTTCAGGCACCGGCTCGCGTGCTGGGCGCTTCTGTGGAAGCGCTGATGCAGGTGGACGGCATATCAACTCGATTGGCCGGCAATATACGGCAACACAGAAACACGGATTCGATTCACCACGAATTGAATCTTATTCACCGAAAAAAATGCCGCTTCGTTCCCCTTACCACAGCGGATTACCCTTCATTTTTAAAAGAGATTCCAGACCCGCCACCCTATCTCTATGTTCACGGCACACTCAGCGATACGAGCCGATGTATCAGCGTGGTCGGCTCCAGGCGGGCATCCTCATACGGCCTGGCCGTCACATATCAGTTATGCCGCGATCTCGCAGCGGCTGGTTTCACGGTCGTCAGCGGATTGGCAAGCGGTATTGATACGGCCGCCCATAACGGTGCACTGGCGGGAAAAGGAAAAACACTAGCCGTTTTGGGCAGTGGGCTGTTAAATATCTATCCACGAGAAAACGAGCGCCTGGCAATGAATATCGCGGAAAACGGCGCCGTCATCTCCGAGTTTCCCCTTGAGGCCAAACCCGAACCGCATCATTTCCCCGCCAGAAACCGGATTATCAGCGGTCTGAGTCTCGGCACCATCATCGTGGAAGCCGCCGCAAAAAGCGGCTCCCTGATCACCGCACGCCTGGCGCTTGAACAAAATCGGGAGGTATTCGCCGTGCCCGGCAGCATTCGGTCTATGAAAAGCAGCGGCGCACACGGGCTCATCAAACAGGGCGCCATGCTGATCGACTCGGCCCGGGACGTGATTGAAGCGCTTGCGCCGATGATAAGCGGGCCATCCTCGATAACGACGCCCCCCGGCCCGGATAACAACGCGCCTAACGGTCTTTCCGAACAGCAACGTCGTATTCTAAAAACGCTCAGCGTCATACCGGTTCATATTGACGAACTGTCCAGAGAACTGTCACTCCCGGCCGGCACGCTGTCAGGTGCCCTGCTCAAGCTGGAATTACAAGGCCTTGTCAGGCAAAGCACCGGCGGTTTTTTTTATACCATACCGCCCGGCGGATAA
- the topA gene encoding type I DNA topoisomerase encodes MSKPLVVVESPTKVRTIKKYLGKDYNVVATVGHIRDLPAKEIGIDIENGFKPDYQNIPGKQQVISALKKAAEGVTDVYLAPDPDREGEAIAYHTSEILKKKGRNFYRVLFHELTKTGILTAINAPDTLQHPKYEAQQARRILDRLVGYQVSPLLWRKVKGGLSAGRVQSVTVRIICERERAIQAFEPVEYWSITAHLESGNPPPFTAKLVRKGDEKITIPDEKTATGILNELAGEPLSVEKVQKKTTTRNPLPPFTTSKLQQEAIHKLRFSAKKTMMVAQQLYEGIDLGPGEPVGLITYMRTDSTRIAAEAAQDALKLIGEKFGAAYPNEKPRFFKNTKKVQDAHEAIRPTAVYNTPDEIARYLSPDQLALYRLIWQRFIASQMKPALIDQTSATIKAGLYRFNASGSTVKFPGFMALYMSADEEAASSMEKGKEKLPELSEGMPITLLKYDPKQHFTQPPPRFSEASLVKELEENGIGRPSTYAAILSTIRDKGYVELLKGYFRPSELGFIVNDLLVKSFPDVFDVDFTAKMEDNLDRIESAEIDALNVLTQFYQPFKSELDVAINSMISVKGVGIPAGITCPQCGAPVNIKLGKNGHFLACSGYPNCRFTRDYVRNEKGHIQISEPIADEITDKLCDKCGRPMVIKSGKYGSFMACSGFPDCKHTVSIGATDQGKTTGVPCPEPGCTGELTEKKSKRGKLFYGCNRYPDCKFAMWDKPVPEACPQCGAKFLVEKVTKKDGLFLICQTKGCGYKKMISGEK; translated from the coding sequence GTGAGCAAACCGTTAGTTGTCGTAGAATCACCCACCAAAGTTCGAACCATTAAAAAATACCTCGGCAAGGACTATAATGTCGTCGCCACAGTGGGTCACATCAGGGATCTGCCTGCAAAAGAAATCGGAATCGATATCGAAAACGGCTTTAAACCCGATTACCAAAATATCCCCGGCAAACAGCAAGTGATCAGCGCCCTGAAAAAGGCCGCTGAGGGTGTCACGGACGTTTATCTCGCCCCTGACCCGGATCGCGAAGGAGAGGCCATTGCGTATCATACGTCCGAAATTCTGAAAAAAAAGGGACGGAATTTTTATCGGGTTTTGTTCCATGAACTTACCAAAACCGGCATCCTGACCGCCATCAACGCCCCGGACACGCTTCAACATCCCAAATACGAAGCCCAACAGGCCAGAAGAATACTGGATCGGCTCGTGGGATACCAAGTCTCCCCCCTTCTATGGCGAAAGGTCAAGGGTGGGCTTTCCGCAGGACGCGTTCAGTCGGTGACGGTTCGCATTATCTGCGAAAGAGAGCGCGCCATTCAGGCTTTCGAACCGGTGGAATACTGGTCCATCACCGCGCATCTGGAAAGCGGTAACCCGCCGCCTTTTACCGCCAAGCTGGTTCGCAAAGGCGACGAAAAAATAACCATTCCGGACGAGAAAACCGCCACGGGCATTTTAAATGAGTTGGCGGGTGAACCGCTGAGCGTGGAAAAGGTTCAGAAAAAGACGACCACCCGAAATCCGCTGCCGCCCTTCACCACCAGCAAGCTACAACAGGAGGCGATTCATAAGCTTCGGTTCTCGGCCAAAAAAACCATGATGGTCGCGCAGCAACTCTACGAAGGAATTGACCTGGGCCCGGGAGAACCGGTAGGCCTTATCACCTACATGCGAACCGATTCGACCCGTATCGCCGCCGAAGCTGCACAGGATGCCTTGAAACTCATCGGTGAAAAATTCGGCGCGGCGTATCCAAACGAAAAACCGCGTTTTTTTAAGAACACGAAAAAGGTTCAAGACGCGCATGAAGCCATTCGGCCGACCGCCGTATATAACACGCCCGATGAAATCGCGCGCTACCTCTCCCCGGATCAACTGGCCCTATACCGGCTCATCTGGCAGCGCTTTATCGCCTCCCAGATGAAACCGGCACTGATCGATCAAACCTCTGCAACGATTAAAGCCGGGCTTTACCGGTTCAACGCCAGCGGCTCGACCGTGAAATTCCCGGGATTTATGGCGCTGTATATGTCGGCAGACGAAGAGGCGGCCAGCAGTATGGAAAAAGGAAAGGAAAAGCTTCCCGAACTATCCGAAGGCATGCCGATCACCCTCTTGAAATATGATCCCAAACAGCACTTCACGCAGCCCCCGCCCCGGTTTTCCGAAGCTTCGCTGGTCAAAGAGCTTGAAGAGAACGGCATCGGCCGGCCGAGCACCTATGCTGCCATTTTATCGACCATTCGGGATAAAGGCTATGTGGAGCTTCTTAAAGGCTATTTCAGGCCCAGTGAACTGGGCTTTATCGTCAACGATTTATTGGTGAAAAGTTTTCCCGATGTGTTTGACGTCGATTTCACGGCAAAAATGGAAGATAACCTTGATCGTATCGAATCCGCTGAAATCGATGCCCTCAATGTCCTGACCCAATTTTACCAGCCCTTTAAAAGTGAACTGGATGTTGCGATCAACAGCATGATCAGCGTCAAGGGGGTCGGCATTCCCGCGGGCATCACCTGCCCCCAGTGCGGTGCGCCGGTGAATATCAAATTGGGGAAAAACGGCCATTTTCTGGCCTGTAGCGGCTACCCGAACTGTCGGTTTACTCGGGATTATGTGCGCAATGAAAAAGGACATATTCAGATTTCCGAACCTATCGCCGATGAAATAACAGATAAGCTCTGTGATAAATGCGGGCGGCCCATGGTGATCAAATCCGGCAAATACGGCTCTTTCATGGCCTGTAGCGGGTTTCCGGACTGTAAGCACACCGTCTCCATAGGCGCCACCGATCAGGGAAAAACCACCGGCGTGCCCTGCCCCGAACCCGGCTGCACGGGTGAACTTACGGAAAAAAAATCAAAACGCGGCAAACTATTCTACGGCTGCAACCGATACCCGGACTGCAAATTCGCCATGTGGGATAAACCCGTGCCCGAAGCCTGTCCGCAATGCGGCGCAAAATTTCTGGTTGAAAAAGTAACCAAAAAGGACGGCCTGTTTCTGATATGCCAAACCAAAGGATGCGGGTATAAAAAAATGATCAGTGGAGAAAAATAA